The genome window AAGATTTCAGTGAAACCTCCCGACGCCTGTTTTCATGCCGCTAACAGCGCCTGCTCCAGTGCTTGCATTGGAAAGCGTTCGTTCAGCTTCTCGCGCGCAATATAGCGCGCGAAGTGCTGCAGGTTGCGCCGTGCGAGTTCCGGGTTAAGAGGTGCGCGAAAAAAGCGCATATCAGCCACATCGATCAGGCCCATTTCGTTGTCAGGTGTGACCACGATATTGCCCAGGTGCAGGGAGCGAAAGTAGATGCCTGCACCATGCAGGCGGCGAATGAGTGCCACCAGCGGGTCGAGATTCGTTTGCCAGTCAAAGCCGTCTTTGTTGGAGATCTGACGCAGCGTTTCCCCTGGCAGTGGGCGATACAGCACAGCCGTCATGCCGGGCGCAGCCAATTGATAGAACGCCAGTACGGTCAAGGTGGGGATGCCACGCTGTTGCAGCTGCGCCACGTTATCGATGAAACGTTTGGAGTAAGGACGAAACAGTGCCGAGGAAAACAGGCGTTTACGGCGAAACAGTTTAAGGATGTTCCCGTCTGCCAGCAGGTAGACTTTAGGGCCGTAGCTGTCCTGTTCGAGGATCTTGGCGCCTTCAATCATCGTGGTTAAATCGGCTTGGGGAAGCCTTGAACATTGCATCGTCGGAAAGCCTTGTGGGGGTAGCGGGCACAGTGATCGGCAATAATGCCGAAAGTTTTGGGTTTTAACCATGCCGGTTGGCAGGTTGGACGTATTCAGGAGCGGGTGATGCAAGCAAGTCGTTGGGCGCAGGTATGGATGATTTTCGGGTTACTGTGGTTTTTGCTGGCGATCGCCTTCGCGCCTACCAACAAGATTTATCAACAAGGCTTGACCCTCTTTCTGTGGCTGCCGGCCATGGTGTTTGCCTGGTCGGCGCGTGAGCGACTCGTGGAAGTCTGGCGTGAACAGCGCTGGATGTGCCTGATGATTGCGGCGCTCGCGGTCTGGGGCTCGATCAGCTTGCTGTGGACCAATGTCGAAGACCCTTCGCGTGAGGCCAAGCGGCTGCTGTATATCGGTGTGTTCCTGCTGTTTTTCCCGGTGTTCGCCTGCGGGCAGGCCGAGCGTGTCATTCGTGTGATGCAGTGGGGCGGTTTCGGGCTGGCTCTTTCTTCGCTGGTGGCGATCGTCAAGTTTTATGGCGTTGAGCATAATGCCTGGTTCGCCCGCCTTGAAGGTCTGGGGCAATTGGCCCACCCGATCCTGGGAGCCTATGTGATAGGCCTGGCTGCGGTCTGGCTGCTGCATTGGTTGCCGCGGGGGCGTTGGATGCAAGTGGCATGGGTGCTGTCCATCGCGCTTCTCGGGTTGTTCGTGGTGCTGAGCCAAAGCCGAGGTGCGGCACTGGCATTGCTGTTGACGGTGGTGGCGATGCCGGCGTGGTGCCGCGACCGACGTACCGCAGTGATCGCCATGGGGGCTGTGGTAGCGGCGCTGGCGGTGTTCTTCGCCATGCAATCGTTGATGCTTGCTCGCGGTGTCTCTTATCGGCCACAGATCTTCCTGTCTTCCATGCAGATGATCGCTGAGCATCCGTGGGCTGGCCTGGGGTTGGGGGGCGATTACAAAGTGTTGGCTGATGGCATTTATTTCGAC of Pseudomonas azotoformans contains these proteins:
- a CDS encoding BUD32 family EKC/KEOPS complex subunit, which gives rise to MIEGAKILEQDSYGPKVYLLADGNILKLFRRKRLFSSALFRPYSKRFIDNVAQLQQRGIPTLTVLAFYQLAAPGMTAVLYRPLPGETLRQISNKDGFDWQTNLDPLVALIRRLHGAGIYFRSLHLGNIVVTPDNEMGLIDVADMRFFRAPLNPELARRNLQHFARYIAREKLNERFPMQALEQALLAA
- a CDS encoding O-antigen ligase family protein, which translates into the protein MQASRWAQVWMIFGLLWFLLAIAFAPTNKIYQQGLTLFLWLPAMVFAWSARERLVEVWREQRWMCLMIAALAVWGSISLLWTNVEDPSREAKRLLYIGVFLLFFPVFACGQAERVIRVMQWGGFGLALSSLVAIVKFYGVEHNAWFARLEGLGQLAHPILGAYVIGLAAVWLLHWLPRGRWMQVAWVLSIALLGLFVVLSQSRGAALALLLTVVAMPAWCRDRRTAVIAMGAVVAALAVFFAMQSLMLARGVSYRPQIFLSSMQMIAEHPWAGLGLGGDYKVLADGIYFDHAHNLFSHVAIELGLPGLLLWCGLWFGVLWQAWKARDTLYGKGIIGMWVFSFLAMQFDAASLTGTPRAEWFISWLPIALASVLVWARANPDACDKVRVLPNQ